From Pseudarthrobacter equi, a single genomic window includes:
- a CDS encoding pectate lyase family protein: MTSPKRDLARTSTSQRVRRPVGIAASAAAIALAAGLAGTAPAMAGPAPTGGGVIKADDAAPTGWAAVGRGTNGGAGAPAGSRYEVSTLAELKAALANNGQPTAPKIVYVKGTIDGNQTPDGRILGEQDYAPGYDINQYISCFGPGGKVWSDQTFEYCKKQRQLRQTGSNNMKRQIEVSLPSNTTLVGVGDHSGFVGANIVMLSATNVVMRNLSVEAPVDFFTTWSPDDGNGAWNARFDAVSSVTSDHLWIDHVSLTDGRFPDSEAPKGPNGKPANRHDGLLDLKDGTDFVTISNSRLSNHDKTMLLGSGDEHVDKDGGKLRVTYIGNYFENLQQRAPRVRFGQVHVVNNYFSGSTDDPQYPLVSEAQGGSSYFLGAGYESRIFSERNAFEFTGPGADPSIMVSSYNGNRFSDTGSWYNGQPTDLNAIAKASFEQNRAEALAEAEAGGVPAPDWTGWDFTTDVGWDPADVYGYKAFSTPQAVKNHALKFTGPGVLKVKQ; this comes from the coding sequence ATGACGTCCCCTAAACGCGATCTCGCACGCACTTCCACGTCCCAAAGGGTCCGACGTCCCGTCGGAATCGCAGCATCGGCAGCCGCCATCGCGCTCGCCGCCGGCCTTGCGGGGACCGCCCCCGCGATGGCTGGCCCCGCCCCGACCGGCGGAGGAGTGATCAAAGCCGACGACGCGGCGCCCACCGGTTGGGCCGCCGTCGGACGCGGCACGAACGGAGGTGCCGGCGCACCTGCCGGGAGCCGCTACGAAGTCAGTACCCTCGCGGAGCTGAAGGCCGCGTTGGCCAACAACGGCCAACCGACCGCTCCGAAGATTGTCTACGTCAAGGGGACCATCGACGGCAACCAAACCCCGGACGGGCGGATCCTGGGCGAGCAGGACTACGCTCCGGGTTACGACATCAACCAGTACATCTCCTGCTTTGGCCCCGGCGGCAAGGTCTGGAGCGACCAGACGTTCGAGTACTGCAAGAAGCAGCGCCAGCTGCGCCAGACCGGCAGCAACAACATGAAGCGGCAGATCGAGGTCAGCCTGCCCAGCAACACCACACTGGTTGGCGTAGGTGACCACTCAGGATTCGTTGGTGCCAACATCGTGATGCTGAGTGCCACGAACGTGGTGATGCGGAACCTCAGCGTGGAAGCGCCGGTGGACTTCTTCACCACCTGGTCGCCGGATGACGGCAACGGCGCCTGGAACGCGCGGTTTGACGCCGTATCCTCGGTGACATCGGACCACCTGTGGATTGACCATGTCAGCCTCACCGATGGCCGGTTCCCGGACAGCGAAGCTCCGAAGGGCCCCAACGGCAAGCCGGCCAACCGGCACGACGGCCTGCTCGACCTGAAGGACGGCACGGACTTCGTGACCATTTCCAACAGCAGGCTCTCCAACCATGACAAGACAATGCTCCTGGGTTCCGGCGACGAGCACGTTGACAAGGACGGCGGCAAGCTGCGCGTCACCTACATCGGCAATTACTTCGAGAACCTCCAGCAGCGCGCACCCCGTGTCCGGTTTGGCCAGGTCCACGTGGTCAACAATTACTTCTCCGGCAGCACCGACGATCCGCAATACCCGTTGGTGAGCGAGGCCCAGGGCGGCAGCAGCTACTTCCTCGGCGCAGGCTACGAGTCGCGGATCTTCTCCGAACGCAATGCCTTCGAGTTCACGGGTCCCGGCGCAGACCCGTCGATCATGGTCAGCAGCTACAACGGCAACCGGTTCAGCGACACCGGGTCCTGGTACAACGGTCAGCCCACGGACCTCAACGCCATTGCAAAGGCCTCGTTTGAGCAGAACCGCGCGGAGGCACTGGCTGAAGCAGAAGCCGGCGGTGTTCCGGCTCCGGACTGGACGGGCTGGGACTTCACCACCGACGTGGGCTGGGACCCCGCCGATGTCTATGGTTACAAAGCATTCAGCACCCCGCAGGCAGTGAAGAACCATGCGCTGAAGTTCACTGGGCCCGGAGTGCTCAAGGTTAAGCAGTAG
- a CDS encoding NADP-dependent isocitrate dehydrogenase, producing the protein MSKIIYTHTDEAPMLATYSFLPIIEAFASTAGVEVETRDISLAGRIIAVFGDYLTPEQQTGDALAELGELAKTPEANIIKLPNISASIPQLKAAIAELQGQGYALPDYPDNPTSDEETAVRSRYDKIKGSAVNPVLREGNSDRRAPLSVKNYARQNPHSMGAWTAESKTNVATMGQDDFRSNEKSVVIESEGTIAIQLVREDGSVKVLKKAFPVLAGEVIDGTVMRAAALNEFLKAQVARAKEEGVLFSAHLKATMMKVSDPIIFGHVVKAYFSELFDTYGKQLAAAGLSPNNGLAAIVSGLEDLPADVRDGVQNLIKKGLEDGPALAMVDSDKGITTLNVPSDVIVDASMPAMIRSSGHMWGPDGKEADTLAVLPDSSYAGIYQVVLDDCRANGAYDPTTMGTVPNVGLMAQAAEEYGSHDKTFEIQEAGTVQVVDGSGKVLLEHEVSVGDIWRACQTKDAPIRDWVKLAVTRARASQTPAVFWLDEERAHDANLIAKVNEYLKDHDTEGLDLQILSPVKATAFTLDRIRKGEDTISVTGNVLRDYLTDLFPILELGTSAKMLSVVPLMNGGGLFETGAGGSAPKHVQQLLKENHLRWDSLGEFLALAVSFEHLATTTGNARAQVLADTLDRATGTFLLENKSPSRRAGELDNRGSHYFLARYWAEELAKQTDDADLAAAFSAVAKELSSQEEAIVGELAAVQGSPVDVGGYYHPEDAKASAVMRPSATLNKVIDSLS; encoded by the coding sequence ATGTCCAAGATTATCTACACCCACACCGACGAAGCGCCGATGCTGGCTACCTATTCGTTCCTGCCGATCATCGAGGCGTTCGCTTCGACTGCAGGTGTGGAGGTGGAGACCCGCGACATCTCGCTCGCCGGCCGCATCATCGCTGTGTTCGGCGATTACCTCACTCCTGAGCAGCAGACCGGTGATGCCCTTGCTGAACTGGGTGAGCTGGCGAAGACGCCGGAAGCCAACATCATCAAGCTGCCCAACATCAGCGCTTCGATCCCGCAGTTGAAGGCCGCCATCGCAGAGCTGCAGGGCCAGGGCTACGCACTGCCGGATTACCCGGACAACCCCACCTCGGATGAAGAGACCGCCGTCCGCTCGCGCTACGACAAGATCAAGGGCTCGGCAGTAAACCCGGTCCTGCGCGAAGGCAACTCGGACCGCCGCGCACCGCTGTCAGTCAAGAACTACGCACGCCAGAACCCGCACTCCATGGGTGCCTGGACCGCTGAGTCCAAGACCAACGTGGCCACCATGGGCCAGGACGACTTCCGCTCCAACGAGAAGTCCGTTGTCATTGAATCGGAAGGCACCATCGCCATCCAGCTGGTCCGTGAAGACGGCTCGGTGAAGGTCCTCAAGAAGGCCTTCCCGGTCCTGGCCGGCGAGGTCATCGACGGCACCGTCATGCGCGCCGCAGCCCTGAACGAGTTCCTGAAGGCCCAGGTTGCCCGCGCCAAGGAAGAGGGCGTGCTCTTCTCCGCACACCTCAAGGCCACCATGATGAAGGTCTCGGACCCCATCATCTTCGGCCACGTGGTCAAGGCCTACTTCTCCGAACTCTTCGACACCTACGGCAAGCAGCTCGCCGCCGCCGGCCTGAGCCCCAACAACGGCCTCGCTGCCATCGTCAGCGGACTCGAGGACCTGCCCGCGGATGTCCGCGACGGCGTCCAGAACCTGATCAAGAAGGGCCTCGAAGACGGCCCGGCACTGGCCATGGTGGACTCGGACAAGGGCATCACCACCCTGAACGTCCCCTCCGACGTCATCGTGGACGCGTCCATGCCTGCCATGATCCGCAGCTCCGGCCACATGTGGGGCCCGGACGGCAAGGAAGCCGACACCCTGGCAGTCCTGCCGGACAGCTCCTACGCCGGCATCTACCAGGTGGTCCTTGACGACTGCCGCGCCAACGGCGCCTACGACCCCACCACCATGGGCACCGTCCCCAACGTGGGCCTCATGGCACAGGCAGCCGAGGAATACGGCAGCCACGACAAGACCTTCGAGATCCAGGAAGCCGGCACCGTCCAGGTTGTGGATGGATCCGGCAAGGTCCTGCTCGAACACGAAGTTTCCGTCGGCGACATCTGGCGCGCCTGCCAGACCAAGGACGCCCCCATCCGTGACTGGGTCAAGCTGGCCGTCACCCGTGCCCGCGCCTCGCAGACGCCCGCAGTGTTCTGGCTGGACGAGGAGCGCGCCCACGACGCCAACCTCATCGCCAAGGTCAACGAGTACCTGAAGGACCACGACACCGAGGGCCTGGACCTCCAGATCCTGTCCCCGGTCAAGGCCACCGCGTTCACCCTGGACCGGATCCGCAAGGGCGAAGACACCATCTCCGTCACCGGCAACGTCCTCCGCGACTACCTCACGGACCTGTTCCCCATCCTGGAACTGGGCACGAGCGCCAAGATGCTCTCGGTTGTTCCGCTGATGAACGGTGGCGGACTCTTCGAGACCGGCGCCGGCGGATCCGCCCCCAAGCACGTCCAGCAGCTGCTGAAGGAAAACCACCTCCGCTGGGACAGCCTGGGCGAATTCCTTGCCCTGGCCGTCAGCTTCGAGCACCTGGCCACCACCACCGGCAACGCCCGCGCCCAGGTCCTGGCGGACACGCTGGACCGCGCCACGGGCACGTTCCTGCTGGAGAACAAGTCCCCGAGCCGCCGCGCCGGCGAACTGGACAACCGCGGCAGCCACTACTTCCTGGCCCGCTACTGGGCCGAGGAACTGGCCAAGCAGACGGACGACGCCGACCTGGCCGCCGCATTCAGCGCCGTCGCCAAGGAACTCTCCTCCCAGGAGGAAGCCATCGTTGGTGAGTTGGCTGCGGTCCAGGGCTCGCCCGTGGACGTCGGAGGCTACTACCACCCCGAAGACGCCAAGGCCTCTGCTGTCATGCGGCCGTCCGCAACCCTGAACAAGGTCATCGACAGCCTGAGCTAG
- a CDS encoding Gfo/Idh/MocA family protein, translating to MTAPIATPWLSSQADTDPRSATGAPLRWGIIATGGIAKSVAQDLALLADAELYAVSSRGQATADAFAAAYGVGKAYGDHDGVHGYQRLLADDAVDVVYVATPHAQHHQIVLASLQAGKHVLCEKAFTINAREAAELIDTARSRNLFMMEAVWSRFLPGMQRAFEIAASGELGDIHWVTADLGFPAPYSPTARLWARQDGGGALLDLTVYPLLWALGTLGFPQTVSATGHVNDDGVDAQNALTLGYHHGAQVQLTSSLLAHGPRTATVAGSRGFLQSAGSINNPRELTVATGWDERRTETFDVVGKGYTYELREVTRCIQQGIAESPVMPLEDSLNTMRLFDGVRAQLGVSYPNDRHH from the coding sequence ATGACCGCCCCCATCGCCACACCATGGTTGTCCAGCCAAGCCGATACGGACCCCCGTTCAGCAACCGGAGCGCCCCTCCGTTGGGGAATCATCGCCACCGGTGGCATCGCCAAATCCGTGGCGCAGGACCTGGCCCTGCTGGCAGATGCCGAACTGTACGCCGTCAGCTCCCGGGGGCAGGCGACGGCGGACGCGTTCGCTGCCGCCTATGGCGTCGGCAAAGCGTACGGGGACCACGACGGCGTGCACGGCTACCAGCGGCTGCTCGCCGATGACGCGGTGGACGTCGTCTACGTTGCCACCCCGCATGCGCAGCACCACCAGATCGTCCTGGCCTCACTCCAGGCGGGCAAGCATGTCCTGTGCGAAAAAGCCTTCACCATCAACGCCCGGGAAGCGGCCGAGCTGATCGACACTGCCCGCAGCCGCAACCTCTTCATGATGGAGGCCGTCTGGAGCCGCTTCCTGCCCGGCATGCAGCGTGCCTTCGAAATTGCTGCGTCCGGCGAACTGGGCGACATCCACTGGGTCACTGCCGATCTTGGTTTCCCCGCACCGTATTCCCCCACCGCCCGGCTGTGGGCGCGGCAGGATGGTGGCGGGGCGCTGCTCGACCTCACCGTCTACCCCCTGCTTTGGGCGCTGGGAACGCTCGGGTTTCCCCAAACCGTGAGCGCCACGGGGCATGTGAACGATGACGGCGTGGACGCCCAGAATGCCCTCACGCTCGGCTACCATCACGGAGCCCAGGTCCAACTGACGTCATCGCTTTTGGCACACGGACCGCGCACGGCGACCGTCGCCGGCAGCCGCGGCTTCCTCCAAAGCGCCGGGTCGATCAACAACCCCCGCGAACTGACCGTGGCCACGGGGTGGGACGAGCGGCGGACCGAAACGTTCGACGTCGTGGGCAAGGGCTACACCTACGAGCTCCGGGAAGTGACCCGCTGCATCCAGCAGGGCATTGCCGAAAGTCCGGTAATGCCGCTGGAAGATTCGCTGAATACGATGCGCCTTTTTGACGGCGTACGGGCCCAGCTGGGCGTCAGCTACCCGAATGACAGGCATCACTGA
- a CDS encoding trypsin-like serine peptidase: MTRTRSLASGILSFSAAAVLALTTAGGASAAPASPSPSDEKALPSIVRLAVNSAGAADYWTSERMQQALPGDVLAAKAMDRGNNANPASVERGKNAKVKASKGKDTSTTSVAHIGKVFFSMGGANYVCSGNAVTSENKSTVSTAGHCVIGGPGQEATNFTFVPAYDNGKAPYGKWTARELFTTDEWSSSGNIAYDTAFAVMDPLNDALLTDVVGGSGVAFNQERGLSYTSYGYPADKPFTGLTLKSCTGTASPDTINKDFGTQGIPCDMTSGSSGGPWFIGSGPGGMQNSINSYGYSGSKVMYGPYWGKVIENVYNDASES, from the coding sequence ATGACACGCACCCGGTCCCTGGCTTCCGGCATCCTGAGCTTCTCCGCCGCAGCCGTTCTGGCTCTGACCACCGCCGGCGGCGCTTCCGCTGCGCCGGCCTCCCCATCGCCCTCAGACGAGAAGGCCCTTCCCTCCATCGTGCGCCTGGCCGTGAACAGCGCCGGTGCCGCCGACTACTGGACATCCGAGCGAATGCAGCAGGCACTCCCCGGTGATGTCCTGGCGGCCAAGGCCATGGACCGCGGAAACAACGCCAACCCGGCGTCCGTCGAACGGGGCAAGAACGCCAAAGTAAAGGCCAGCAAGGGCAAAGACACCAGCACCACATCCGTAGCCCACATCGGCAAAGTGTTCTTCAGCATGGGTGGCGCCAACTACGTCTGCTCCGGCAACGCCGTGACCTCGGAAAACAAGAGCACCGTGTCCACGGCGGGACACTGCGTGATCGGCGGCCCGGGCCAGGAGGCCACGAACTTCACGTTCGTTCCCGCCTATGACAACGGCAAGGCACCGTACGGCAAGTGGACCGCAAGGGAACTCTTCACCACTGACGAGTGGAGCTCCTCCGGCAACATCGCCTACGACACTGCATTCGCGGTCATGGACCCCCTCAATGACGCCCTCCTCACGGACGTGGTGGGCGGCTCCGGCGTCGCCTTCAACCAGGAACGCGGCCTGTCCTACACGTCCTACGGTTACCCGGCGGACAAACCGTTCACCGGCCTGACCCTCAAGAGCTGCACCGGTACGGCCAGCCCGGACACCATCAACAAGGACTTCGGCACCCAGGGGATTCCCTGCGACATGACCAGCGGCTCCTCCGGCGGCCCCTGGTTCATCGGGTCCGGCCCTGGCGGCATGCAGAACTCGATCAACAGCTACGGCTACAGCGGCTCCAAGGTCATGTACGGCCCGTACTGGGGCAAGGTCATCGAAAATGTGTACAACGATGCCTCAGAGTCCTAG
- the purH gene encoding bifunctional phosphoribosylaminoimidazolecarboxamide formyltransferase/IMP cyclohydrolase, giving the protein MSFTQHERVSIDRVPIRRALISVYDKTGLEELATGLHAAGVKLVSTGSTAKKIAAAGIPVQEVEEVTGSPEMLDGRVKTLHPRVHGGILADRRVPAHMETLESMDIEAFDLVVVNLYPFVETVKSGAAQDDVVEQIDIGGPAMVRSAAKNHAAVAIVVDPSFYGQVVAAAAAGGFDLKTRRRLAAKAFAHTASYDNAVATWTASQFLDEDGDGIIDWPAYAGMSLERSEVLRYGENPHQQAALYVDKAAPVGIAQADQLHGKAMSYNNFVDADAALRAAFDFSEPAVAIIKHANPCGVAVGSADAADPIADAHAKAHACDPVSAFGGVIAANRPVTAAMANTVKDIFTEVVIAPGFEPEAVEILSKKKNIRLLALPEGYGRYPTEFRQVSGGMLVQVSDKVDADGDNPANWTLAAGEAADEKTLADLAFAWTACRAAKSNAILLADHGAAVGIGMGQVNRLDSCKLAVERANTLGLQVDSDVDGAGGASNATGTGAPRRAQGAVAASDAFFPFADGLQILIDAGVRAVVQPGGSVRDEEVIAAANAAGISMYFTGARHFFH; this is encoded by the coding sequence GTGAGCTTCACGCAGCATGAGCGCGTATCCATTGACCGTGTACCCATCCGCCGGGCCCTGATCTCGGTTTACGACAAGACCGGCCTGGAGGAGCTCGCCACAGGCCTGCACGCAGCGGGTGTGAAGCTGGTCTCCACCGGTTCCACCGCGAAGAAGATCGCTGCTGCGGGCATCCCCGTGCAGGAGGTTGAGGAAGTCACCGGTTCCCCGGAAATGCTGGACGGCCGCGTCAAGACGCTGCACCCCCGTGTCCACGGCGGCATCCTGGCAGACCGCCGCGTCCCCGCCCACATGGAGACGCTCGAAAGCATGGATATCGAGGCCTTCGACCTGGTGGTGGTGAACCTCTACCCGTTCGTGGAGACCGTCAAGTCCGGTGCCGCGCAGGACGACGTTGTCGAGCAGATCGACATCGGAGGCCCCGCCATGGTGCGCTCGGCCGCGAAGAACCATGCCGCCGTCGCCATCGTGGTGGACCCGTCCTTCTACGGCCAGGTGGTGGCTGCTGCCGCCGCGGGCGGTTTCGACCTGAAGACCCGCCGCCGCCTCGCCGCCAAGGCTTTCGCGCACACGGCGTCCTACGACAACGCCGTGGCCACCTGGACTGCCAGCCAGTTCCTTGATGAAGACGGCGACGGCATCATCGACTGGCCTGCCTACGCCGGAATGTCCCTGGAACGTTCCGAGGTGCTGCGTTACGGCGAGAACCCCCACCAGCAGGCTGCGCTCTACGTGGACAAGGCTGCCCCGGTGGGCATCGCCCAGGCCGACCAGCTGCACGGCAAGGCCATGAGCTACAACAACTTTGTTGACGCCGACGCCGCCCTGCGCGCCGCCTTCGATTTCAGCGAGCCGGCCGTGGCCATCATCAAGCACGCCAACCCGTGCGGCGTTGCCGTCGGTTCGGCAGACGCCGCGGACCCCATCGCCGACGCCCACGCCAAGGCCCACGCCTGCGACCCCGTGTCCGCGTTCGGCGGCGTCATCGCAGCCAACCGCCCGGTCACGGCGGCCATGGCCAACACCGTGAAGGACATCTTCACCGAGGTTGTCATCGCGCCCGGTTTCGAGCCCGAGGCCGTGGAGATCCTCTCCAAGAAGAAGAACATCCGGCTGCTCGCCCTGCCCGAGGGCTACGGCCGCTACCCCACGGAGTTCCGCCAGGTTTCCGGCGGCATGCTGGTCCAGGTCAGCGACAAGGTGGACGCCGACGGCGACAACCCCGCCAACTGGACGCTCGCCGCGGGCGAAGCCGCCGATGAGAAGACCCTCGCGGACCTCGCCTTCGCCTGGACCGCCTGCCGTGCAGCAAAGTCCAACGCCATCCTCCTCGCGGACCACGGCGCAGCAGTCGGCATCGGCATGGGCCAGGTCAACCGCCTCGACTCCTGCAAGCTGGCCGTGGAACGCGCCAACACGCTGGGCCTGCAGGTGGATTCCGACGTCGACGGTGCCGGGGGTGCCTCCAACGCCACCGGTACCGGCGCACCCCGGCGTGCCCAGGGCGCCGTGGCAGCTTCGGATGCCTTCTTCCCGTTCGCTGACGGGCTGCAGATCCTGATCGACGCCGGCGTCCGCGCCGTCGTGCAGCCCGGCGGTTCCGTCCGCGACGAGGAAGTCATCGCTGCGGCCAACGCAGCCGGCATCTCCATGTACTTCACGGGGGCGCGCCACTTCTTCCACTGA
- a CDS encoding serine/threonine-protein kinase, which produces MVAESPSSTTNEVVGGRYRLNEVIGRGGMSSVYSARDENLGRDVALKLFAPQAPDTEELKRQEAEIQLLATLNHPGLVTLFDAGIDTRIPDEPRPFLTMELVEGQDLRGRIRHSRVPLEELAVIGAGIADALAYVHGLGVIHRDIKPANILLVQIRPGEPLRPKLTDFGIARIADSTRLTTTGTMVGTAAYLSPEQALGQPLSGATDIYSFGLVLIECIKGTVEYPGGAVESAVARLHRAPEIPDDLPAEWAQLLRSMTAVEPLERPSAADIETALRQALVSPASTPGELAPESTRVLPAMPFHPPSITAEESVDELREAAASTQTQEPEARNLHPRARTKRFWLAVILTLIVVAAAVAAVILTLSTQSPADVVPYPTVTGELGDHLKELQKSVEP; this is translated from the coding sequence ATGGTGGCGGAATCGCCCAGCTCCACCACGAACGAGGTTGTCGGCGGTCGCTACCGGTTGAATGAGGTCATTGGCCGCGGGGGAATGTCTTCGGTGTACAGCGCCCGGGACGAAAACCTTGGCCGTGACGTGGCCCTTAAGCTCTTCGCCCCGCAGGCCCCGGACACCGAGGAACTGAAACGCCAGGAAGCGGAAATCCAGCTGCTGGCCACTTTGAACCACCCCGGACTCGTCACGCTTTTCGACGCCGGCATCGATACCCGGATCCCGGACGAGCCACGGCCGTTCCTCACCATGGAGCTCGTGGAGGGCCAGGACCTCCGCGGCCGCATCCGCCACAGCCGTGTCCCGCTGGAAGAACTGGCAGTCATCGGCGCCGGAATCGCAGACGCCCTGGCCTACGTCCATGGGCTGGGCGTGATCCACCGTGACATCAAACCTGCCAACATCCTGCTGGTCCAGATCCGCCCCGGCGAACCACTGCGCCCCAAGCTCACCGACTTCGGAATTGCGCGGATCGCGGACTCCACCCGCCTCACCACCACCGGAACCATGGTGGGCACTGCCGCGTACCTCAGTCCGGAACAGGCGCTGGGCCAACCGCTCTCCGGTGCCACGGACATCTATTCGTTCGGCCTCGTACTGATTGAATGCATCAAGGGCACCGTCGAATACCCCGGCGGCGCCGTGGAGTCCGCGGTGGCCCGGCTGCACCGGGCACCCGAGATCCCGGACGACCTCCCCGCAGAGTGGGCGCAGCTCCTCCGCTCGATGACTGCCGTCGAACCCCTGGAGCGCCCATCCGCCGCGGACATCGAGACCGCCCTGCGCCAAGCCCTCGTCTCACCCGCTTCCACACCCGGCGAACTCGCACCCGAAAGCACCAGGGTGCTGCCGGCCATGCCGTTCCACCCGCCGTCGATCACCGCGGAAGAGTCAGTGGACGAGTTGCGGGAAGCGGCAGCTTCAACCCAGACCCAGGAACCTGAAGCCAGGAACCTCCATCCGCGGGCCCGCACCAAGCGCTTCTGGCTCGCGGTGATCCTAACGCTCATAGTGGTGGCGGCTGCTGTTGCCGCGGTGATCCTGACCCTGTCCACGCAGTCTCCCGCCGACGTCGTGCCGTATCCCACTGTCACCGGGGAACTCGGCGATCACCTGAAGGAACTGCAGAAGAGCGTCGAACCGTGA
- a CDS encoding ABC transporter permease, translating into MSVLARSVGNAFRNKVRTAAVVAVLAVAIGLALAMLVANQAVGAKVQELNASVGTVLTVNPAGGQGFEGGGEPLTAEQATAAAAVPNVSTVVGTSSLRLRNATEAAAQAATGQTGQGGPGGQGGPGGQAAATLTTSLTAAVDAGTLGNRNQQSNGTTGSTGSTTQPMRSLPITATGIGAEVDTTGKALTITEGTGLGDYTAESTNALLGTTLAEKNNLAVGSTFTINDQTYTVAGLFDAGTAFGNNAAYVTLPTAQALAGTPTELSTMIVTVNSLENVDSTKTALQDALGTDKADVTQGQNLETAVSSLGSVKNISFIAFVAALGTAGLIILLIMVMLVRERRREIGVLKAIGAPNRTIGLQFVLEALVLAALGSAAGAVIAAFASSGIASALISTNSTSTTTATTAGRGMPGGVPGGGAGFPGGGTGFPGGNPFGGASQLLTSVTASASPEVIAAGIAAVFGVAIIGALVPALLTARIRPIEVLRGE; encoded by the coding sequence GTGAGCGTCCTTGCCCGGAGTGTAGGCAACGCCTTCAGAAACAAAGTCAGGACCGCAGCCGTCGTTGCAGTGCTGGCCGTTGCCATCGGACTGGCGCTTGCCATGCTGGTGGCCAACCAGGCCGTCGGAGCGAAAGTCCAGGAGCTCAATGCGTCCGTCGGAACCGTCCTGACCGTGAACCCGGCCGGAGGCCAGGGCTTCGAAGGTGGTGGTGAGCCGCTTACCGCCGAGCAGGCAACCGCTGCAGCCGCCGTGCCCAACGTGAGTACCGTCGTCGGGACCTCCTCGCTCCGTCTGCGGAACGCCACGGAAGCTGCAGCCCAGGCGGCAACGGGACAAACCGGCCAGGGTGGTCCCGGTGGGCAGGGCGGTCCCGGCGGGCAAGCGGCCGCCACCCTGACCACCAGCCTCACGGCGGCAGTGGACGCGGGAACTCTCGGTAACCGCAACCAGCAGTCAAACGGAACCACGGGATCCACAGGGTCAACCACGCAGCCCATGCGGTCACTGCCCATCACGGCCACCGGCATCGGCGCCGAGGTGGACACCACGGGCAAGGCGCTCACCATCACCGAAGGCACAGGGTTGGGCGACTACACCGCCGAGTCCACGAACGCCCTCCTGGGCACCACCCTGGCGGAGAAGAACAACCTCGCCGTCGGCTCTACATTCACCATCAACGACCAGACCTACACCGTTGCAGGTTTGTTCGACGCCGGCACCGCCTTCGGCAACAATGCCGCGTACGTGACCCTTCCCACCGCCCAGGCTCTCGCCGGGACCCCCACCGAACTGTCCACCATGATCGTCACAGTGAACTCGTTGGAGAACGTCGATTCCACCAAGACCGCCCTGCAGGACGCGCTCGGCACTGACAAGGCGGACGTCACCCAGGGACAGAACCTGGAGACCGCCGTCAGCTCGCTGGGCAGCGTCAAGAACATCTCCTTCATCGCCTTCGTCGCCGCACTCGGCACCGCCGGGCTGATCATCCTGCTCATCATGGTCATGCTGGTCCGCGAGCGCCGGCGGGAGATCGGCGTGCTGAAGGCCATCGGCGCTCCCAACAGGACCATCGGCCTGCAGTTCGTCCTCGAAGCCCTCGTCCTTGCGGCGCTGGGCAGCGCGGCGGGCGCAGTTATCGCCGCCTTTGCCAGCAGCGGGATCGCTTCCGCGCTGATCAGCACCAACAGCACCAGTACGACGACGGCCACCACCGCCGGGCGCGGAATGCCCGGCGGAGTTCCTGGCGGCGGAGCAGGCTTCCCGGGCGGCGGCACTGGTTTCCCTGGCGGGAATCCGTTCGGCGGCGCCTCCCAGCTGCTCACCTCCGTCACGGCCAGCGCCTCACCAGAGGTCATCGCGGCCGGCATCGCCGCCGTCTTCGGCGTGGCCATCATCGGCGCGCTCGTCCCGGCGCTGCTCACCGCACGCATCCGTCCCATCGAAGTCCTGCGAGGAGAATAG
- a CDS encoding ABC transporter ATP-binding protein, which produces MIEVKNLVRTFNSGDRTIKPVNDVSFVLEQGTLAAIVGKSGSGKSTLLSLLGALDKPTSGDVVVNGVSLAGMPDAKLTEYRRRDIGFVFQQFNLIPNLSAVDNVMLPMEFAGMRKAARQQRAKDLLEQVQLVQDKHDRRINRLSGGEQQRVAIARALANEPKLILADEPTGNLDEQTGDHIISLLSALSRDHNTTILVVTHDRALANKTDRRFRLQQGKLTEEPAHHRAPLPVTA; this is translated from the coding sequence ATGATTGAAGTCAAGAACCTGGTCCGCACGTTCAACTCCGGTGACCGCACCATCAAGCCGGTCAACGATGTCAGTTTCGTCCTCGAACAGGGCACCCTCGCCGCAATCGTCGGAAAAAGCGGAAGCGGGAAGAGCACCCTGCTCTCCCTCCTTGGTGCGCTGGACAAGCCCACCAGCGGAGACGTCGTCGTCAACGGCGTGAGCCTGGCAGGGATGCCCGATGCCAAACTGACTGAGTACCGCCGGCGGGACATCGGCTTCGTGTTCCAGCAGTTCAACCTGATCCCCAACCTTTCCGCCGTGGACAACGTCATGCTGCCCATGGAGTTCGCGGGAATGCGCAAGGCAGCCCGCCAGCAGCGCGCCAAGGATCTGTTGGAGCAGGTCCAGCTGGTCCAGGACAAGCACGACAGGCGCATCAACCGGCTCTCCGGCGGCGAGCAGCAGCGCGTCGCCATCGCCCGTGCCCTGGCAAACGAGCCAAAGCTGATCCTGGCCGACGAACCCACCGGCAACCTGGACGAGCAGACCGGGGACCACATCATCTCGCTCCTCAGCGCCCTCAGCCGCGACCACAACACCACCATCCTGGTGGTGACCCACGACCGTGCCCTCGCCAACAAGACCGACCGCCGGTTCCGGCTGCAGCAGGGAAAGCTGACGGAGGAACCGGCGCACCACCGGGCCCCGCTCCCGGTGACCGCCTAG